Proteins encoded by one window of Cyclobacteriaceae bacterium:
- a CDS encoding DUF2279 domain-containing protein, whose protein sequence is MASRAFVTSVALLFVSSCFSQADSIPAQPNTKRLKSFIIIGGSGYTAAMVGLNQLWYKNTDKQSFTFFNDSRQWKQLDKAGHFYSAFHLSQATSKSLQWCDVNTKKAHLWGSVTGFLILLPIEIFDGFSVDYGASTTDVLANAGGAAFYHGQTVLWNEVRLHPKISFQRTPYPALRNDNTLGNGLISELVKDYNGQTYWLSIDTDKFIRFPKWLNLAVGYGADGMVYATDQQNQMAGFRANRQFYIGLDFDLTHIRSRSKLLNTAIYILNLVKLPAPAIELSGGDVSFNVLQF, encoded by the coding sequence ATGGCGAGTAGGGCATTCGTCACTTCTGTTGCGTTGCTGTTTGTATCATCATGCTTTTCACAGGCAGACAGCATCCCTGCTCAACCCAACACCAAAAGATTAAAATCTTTTATCATTATTGGCGGAAGTGGTTACACGGCTGCAATGGTCGGATTGAATCAATTGTGGTATAAGAACACGGACAAACAATCTTTTACCTTTTTCAACGACAGCAGACAATGGAAACAACTTGATAAAGCCGGGCATTTCTATTCGGCATTTCATTTAAGTCAGGCCACATCCAAAAGCCTGCAGTGGTGTGATGTGAATACAAAAAAAGCACACCTGTGGGGATCGGTTACCGGATTCTTGATATTGCTGCCAATTGAAATCTTTGATGGCTTTTCTGTCGATTATGGTGCCTCCACGACTGACGTGCTAGCCAATGCAGGCGGGGCAGCTTTCTATCATGGTCAAACTGTTTTGTGGAATGAGGTCAGGTTGCATCCAAAAATTTCTTTTCAACGTACACCCTACCCAGCCTTGCGAAATGATAATACCCTTGGCAATGGGCTGATCAGTGAACTTGTAAAAGATTATAATGGTCAAACCTATTGGCTGTCTATTGATACCGACAAATTCATCCGGTTTCCAAAATGGCTGAACCTGGCGGTCGGTTACGGAGCCGATGGTATGGTGTACGCCACCGACCAGCAAAATCAAATGGCCGGCTTCCGTGCGAATCGGCAATTCTATATCGGGCTTGATTTTGACCTGACGCATATCCGGTCACGCTCAAAACTACTAAACACCGCCATCTACATTCTAAACCTGGTTAAACTGCCCGCCCCAGCCA